The Cronobacter sakazakii genome has a window encoding:
- a CDS encoding F0F1 ATP synthase subunit epsilon, which yields MAMTYHLDVVSAEKQMFSGLVEKIQVTGSEGELGIYPGHAPLLTAIKPGMIRIVKQHGHEEYIYLSGGVLEVQPGNVTVLADTAIRGQDLDEARALEAKRKAEDHIRSSHGDVDYAQASTELAKAIAKLRVIELTKKAM from the coding sequence ATGGCAATGACTTACCACCTGGATGTCGTCAGCGCAGAGAAACAGATGTTCTCTGGTCTGGTCGAGAAAATCCAGGTTACGGGTAGCGAAGGTGAACTGGGTATTTACCCGGGCCACGCGCCGCTGCTCACCGCCATTAAGCCTGGTATGATCCGCATCGTGAAACAGCACGGCCACGAAGAGTATATCTATCTCTCCGGCGGCGTGCTGGAAGTGCAGCCGGGCAACGTAACCGTGCTGGCTGACACCGCGATTCGCGGCCAGGATCTCGACGAAGCGCGAGCCCTGGAAGCGAAGCGTAAAGCGGAAGACCATATCCGTAGCTCCCACGGTGACGTGGACTACGCTCAGGCTTCTACTGAGCTGGCCAAGGCGATCGCCAAACTGCGCGTTATCGAGTTGACCAAAAAAGCGATGTAA